The following coding sequences are from one Hydrogenobacter hydrogenophilus window:
- the moaC gene encoding cyclic pyranopterin monophosphate synthase MoaC, translated as MRTVDVSSKPTTLRTAKAYGRIRLSPQTVKAILEGKIPKGNVLEASKLAGIMSVKRTSELLPFCHPLTFQHAQVDINIKEDTIEAFSYVKGIERTGYEMEALTSVAICLLTIYDMCKGMDPSMVIEEIKLIEKTGGKSHWAKDLSDKRVLVLAEEELFNIIAGYLEKLNPLVVSTQEAEGYHMVISTQDIPIAEEFYGLEIVVNQTLFSLLPTYLRKGVRVGKDPLGRVVIHIEPSEHIISAFFENFSQLLGTWADG; from the coding sequence ATGCGCACTGTAGATGTAAGCTCAAAACCAACTACTCTGAGAACCGCAAAAGCTTACGGTAGGATAAGATTAAGCCCACAAACGGTAAAAGCCATACTGGAGGGAAAGATACCCAAGGGAAATGTCCTTGAGGCAAGCAAGCTTGCTGGTATTATGTCTGTAAAAAGAACCTCAGAGCTTTTGCCTTTCTGCCACCCACTAACTTTTCAACATGCCCAGGTGGATATAAACATTAAGGAAGATACTATAGAAGCATTTTCTTACGTAAAAGGCATAGAAAGGACAGGTTATGAGATGGAAGCTCTAACTTCGGTAGCCATATGTTTGCTTACCATCTACGATATGTGCAAAGGCATGGACCCAAGTATGGTTATTGAGGAGATAAAGCTTATTGAAAAGACGGGCGGCAAGTCTCATTGGGCAAAAGACTTAAGCGATAAAAGAGTGCTTGTCCTTGCAGAAGAAGAACTTTTTAATATTATCGCAGGTTATCTTGAAAAGCTTAATCCGTTGGTAGTATCTACACAAGAAGCTGAAGGATACCATATGGTCATATCTACTCAGGACATACCCATTGCTGAGGAGTTTTATGGGCTTGAAATTGTTGTAAACCAGACATTGTTTAGCTTACTTCCCACATATCTAAGAAAAGGTGTGCGCGTTGGAAAAGATCCTTTGGGGCGTGTGGTTATACATATAGAACCTTCTGAACACATCATATCAGCCTTCTTTGAGAACTTTTCACAACTTC
- the thiD gene encoding bifunctional hydroxymethylpyrimidine kinase/phosphomethylpyrimidine kinase, protein MIPKALTIAGSDSGGGAGIQADLKTFTVLGVYGMTAITSITVQNTVGVFGVYDLPAHVVYNQIKVVVEDIGVDAAKTGMLSSEEIIKAVSKAIKDFRIENLVVDPVMRAKSGDSLLAPSAKETLIKELLPLALVATPNIPEAQEMCGFEIKGLEDMEKACKVIYSFGPSYVVVKGGHLEGDKKVDVVYDGKSFHYLEGKYVLTKNTHGTGCTFSSAITAFLAKGEEPLEAIRKAKHYLQSAIEKSLDIGHGHGPLNHMWML, encoded by the coding sequence ATGATACCAAAGGCTTTAACCATTGCAGGGTCTGACAGCGGGGGCGGTGCGGGCATTCAGGCGGACCTCAAAACTTTTACCGTTCTTGGCGTTTACGGTATGACTGCAATAACCTCCATTACTGTCCAAAACACAGTGGGAGTGTTTGGTGTTTATGACCTCCCCGCGCATGTAGTATACAACCAGATAAAAGTGGTGGTGGAAGATATAGGCGTAGATGCTGCAAAAACAGGAATGCTCTCTTCTGAAGAGATCATAAAGGCCGTCTCAAAAGCAATAAAGGATTTCAGGATAGAAAATCTCGTGGTAGACCCAGTTATGAGGGCAAAGTCAGGAGACTCACTGCTTGCACCATCTGCAAAAGAAACGCTCATTAAAGAACTTTTACCTCTTGCTCTTGTCGCAACACCCAATATCCCAGAAGCTCAGGAGATGTGCGGTTTTGAGATAAAAGGCTTAGAGGACATGGAAAAAGCTTGCAAAGTCATCTACTCCTTTGGTCCTTCTTATGTGGTAGTAAAGGGTGGGCATCTGGAAGGCGATAAAAAGGTAGATGTGGTTTATGACGGAAAAAGCTTTCACTATCTGGAAGGTAAGTATGTGCTTACAAAAAACACCCACGGTACAGGATGCACCTTTTCTTCCGCTATAACAGCCTTTTTGGCAAAAGGAGAAGAACCTCTTGAAGCCATCAGAAAGGCAAAACACTATCTTCAGTCTGCCATAGAGAAAAGCCTTGACATAGGACACGGGCATGGACCCCTGAACCACATGTGGATGTTATAA
- the bamA gene encoding outer membrane protein assembly factor BamA, whose translation MSYLFRKAFLMSLLFAGFSFGQVIQRVEISGAKYVPDEVIRALIKAREGITYTPDLVREDIRRLYRTGFFDKIEVREEREGDKVILYYNVVDLPIIYKIEFTGNRKIKSEDLERKIGIETEVGKIDIEELTKGYTSSPAIEEKVEIQRRLKLGRVLSREEMEYIKRKIIEAYAKEGYPNVVVSYQLVPKKGASKLVYQIVEGSPEYVSSIVFKGNKTFRSGRLLDQMETKPPSLLAFRLHPPFSEEVLKDDIRRLEDFYRSEGFLDAKISYNITKKDSKYTVEIDIYEGKRYKLDELKIEGNTLFSYNELVGKILKKNKGGYYREQVINDLIENIKKQYSSIGFLNVSVSKDEKVDSEGKKVNVVLKINEGEPVYVDRIQIRGNYETRDYVIRREMRLQEGELADEKEIERSRTRIFNLGYYEDVSIQPLPSEGKRWDFEVNVRERFTGQFSVGLGYNQVTKVAGFVSLRKGNFLGTGDIAGISVSYGSRYKDNSVSYTKKWFLNRPMDLTGSLYDRRIDYTTYTVSRTGIDLILSRELAEYWRVSGGFSLQKVRYSNISPNASPVVQQEAGTRQSRKLILGITRDTRDNYLFPTKGALTDLNYSVAVPVLGGTEKFNKVVLSHQMFMKDNIFDTGLILSLKGVVGVVEPYGGKTVPLDERFFVGGDFTIRGYKYGYAGPLDPNTNDPIGGNRELILSAELNYPIYKNILYGAVFYDTGLAANSWKDFKPQNFRGGYGVGIRFITPFAPIKLDWAFKTKKVPGDTSRSKLHFVLGVFF comes from the coding sequence ATGTCCTACTTGTTTAGAAAAGCATTTTTGATGAGCTTGCTTTTTGCAGGCTTTTCCTTTGGTCAAGTCATACAGAGGGTGGAAATATCCGGAGCTAAGTATGTGCCTGATGAGGTCATAAGAGCTCTAATAAAGGCAAGGGAGGGTATCACTTATACACCTGACTTGGTTAGAGAAGACATAAGAAGACTATACAGAACAGGATTTTTTGATAAGATAGAGGTGCGGGAAGAAAGAGAAGGTGATAAAGTTATACTCTACTATAATGTGGTAGACCTTCCTATTATCTATAAGATAGAATTTACGGGCAACAGAAAGATAAAGTCAGAGGACCTGGAGAGAAAGATAGGCATAGAGACGGAGGTGGGCAAGATAGATATAGAGGAGCTCACCAAAGGCTACACATCATCTCCTGCCATAGAGGAAAAGGTGGAGATCCAAAGGAGACTAAAACTTGGAAGGGTTTTAAGCAGAGAGGAGATGGAGTACATAAAGAGAAAGATCATAGAAGCTTACGCCAAAGAGGGTTATCCCAATGTGGTGGTATCCTACCAACTGGTTCCAAAGAAAGGGGCTTCTAAACTGGTTTATCAAATAGTGGAAGGCTCTCCGGAGTATGTGTCCTCAATAGTATTCAAAGGAAATAAAACTTTCAGGTCTGGCAGGTTGTTGGACCAAATGGAAACAAAACCTCCCAGCCTTTTGGCTTTTAGGCTACACCCACCTTTTAGTGAAGAAGTCCTAAAGGATGATATTAGAAGACTTGAGGACTTTTACAGGTCTGAGGGTTTTTTGGATGCGAAGATATCTTACAACATTACTAAAAAAGACAGCAAATACACGGTGGAAATAGACATATATGAGGGTAAAAGATACAAGCTTGATGAACTTAAAATAGAAGGTAATACCCTTTTCTCTTACAATGAGCTCGTAGGAAAAATCTTGAAAAAAAACAAGGGTGGTTATTACAGAGAACAGGTCATTAATGATCTTATAGAGAATATAAAAAAACAATACTCCTCTATAGGTTTTCTCAATGTTTCTGTTTCCAAAGATGAAAAGGTAGACAGTGAAGGCAAAAAAGTGAACGTGGTACTAAAGATAAACGAAGGAGAACCCGTTTATGTGGATAGAATTCAAATAAGAGGTAACTATGAGACAAGGGACTATGTGATAAGAAGGGAAATGAGATTACAAGAAGGTGAGCTTGCGGACGAAAAAGAGATAGAACGCTCAAGGACTAGGATATTCAACCTCGGATATTACGAGGATGTGTCCATACAGCCTTTACCTTCTGAAGGCAAAAGGTGGGACTTTGAAGTTAATGTCAGGGAAAGGTTTACCGGGCAGTTCTCTGTGGGTCTTGGGTACAATCAGGTCACAAAAGTGGCAGGCTTTGTGTCTCTAAGAAAGGGCAACTTTTTGGGCACGGGTGATATAGCGGGTATATCTGTATCCTACGGTAGCAGATACAAGGACAATTCGGTATCTTACACTAAAAAGTGGTTTCTCAATAGACCCATGGATCTTACCGGGTCTTTATACGATAGGCGTATAGACTACACTACATACACAGTATCCAGAACGGGAATTGATCTTATACTCTCTCGTGAGCTTGCAGAATATTGGCGCGTGAGCGGTGGATTCAGCTTACAAAAAGTCAGGTACTCTAACATTTCACCTAATGCATCTCCTGTAGTCCAGCAGGAAGCAGGCACAAGACAGTCAAGAAAACTCATCTTGGGCATTACCAGAGACACAAGGGACAACTACCTTTTCCCAACAAAGGGAGCTCTGACGGACCTTAACTATTCTGTTGCTGTTCCCGTTCTGGGAGGTACAGAAAAGTTCAACAAGGTGGTTCTGTCTCATCAAATGTTCATGAAGGATAACATCTTTGATACAGGTCTTATATTATCTTTAAAAGGTGTGGTGGGTGTGGTAGAGCCTTACGGTGGAAAGACTGTTCCCCTTGATGAGAGGTTCTTTGTGGGTGGTGATTTTACCATAAGGGGCTACAAGTACGGCTACGCTGGACCTCTTGACCCTAACACCAACGACCCTATAGGAGGAAATAGGGAGCTTATACTGTCCGCAGAACTTAACTATCCCATATACAAGAACATACTTTACGGTGCTGTATTTTATGATACTGGTTTGGCTGCTAACAGCTGGAAGGACTTTAAACCTCAAAACTTCCGTGGTGGCTATGGTGTAGGCATAAGGTTCATAACTCCCTTTGCTCCCATAAAGCTTGACTGGGCTTTCAAGACCAAGAAGGTACCGGGCGATACATCAAGAAGCAAACTTCACTTTGTGCTTGGGGTGTTCTTCTGA
- the purM gene encoding phosphoribosylformylglycinamidine cyclo-ligase: protein MDKLTYKSAGVDIQKAEEFVDYIKQKVKHLSKGVLLWGSFASGLEIRGYKEPVIMMSTDGVGTKLKIAQAVGIHHTIGIDLVAMNVNDVITSGAKPIAFLDYIATGKIDLNVLKKVIDGIVEGCKIANVPLVGGETAEMPDFYPDGVYDLAGFCLGVCEKDELITGEDIKEGDVLVGFASSGFHSNGFSLIRKVLELKRVSYTDKVDGKYVYELLLEPTRIYAQEIEKLKGKVKLKGMAHITGGGIKGNLIRILPEGKRAVVEKKLIPKNYVFDWIRELGAIEEDEMYRTFNMGLGFVLVVEEGQVHKVKELAESAFVCGYIEEGKKDVLLV, encoded by the coding sequence ATGGATAAGCTTACTTACAAGTCTGCTGGTGTAGATATTCAAAAGGCTGAGGAGTTCGTAGATTACATAAAACAGAAGGTAAAGCATCTTTCAAAGGGTGTTCTGCTTTGGGGAAGTTTTGCAAGTGGATTGGAAATAAGGGGATACAAAGAGCCTGTGATCATGATGTCCACAGACGGTGTGGGGACAAAGTTAAAGATAGCACAGGCAGTAGGCATTCATCACACTATAGGTATAGACCTTGTTGCCATGAATGTGAACGATGTTATCACATCGGGTGCTAAGCCTATTGCCTTTCTGGACTACATAGCCACTGGAAAGATAGACCTCAATGTTTTGAAGAAGGTTATTGACGGTATAGTTGAAGGTTGCAAAATAGCAAACGTGCCTTTGGTAGGTGGTGAAACCGCAGAAATGCCAGACTTTTATCCTGATGGAGTTTATGACCTTGCAGGTTTTTGCTTGGGAGTTTGTGAGAAAGATGAGCTTATAACGGGTGAGGATATAAAAGAAGGAGATGTTTTAGTGGGTTTTGCATCTTCTGGTTTTCACTCCAATGGCTTCTCTCTCATAAGAAAGGTCTTGGAACTTAAAAGAGTCAGCTACACAGACAAAGTAGATGGCAAATATGTTTATGAATTACTTCTTGAACCTACACGTATATACGCACAAGAGATTGAAAAGCTCAAAGGGAAGGTCAAGCTCAAAGGTATGGCGCACATAACGGGAGGCGGTATAAAGGGCAACTTGATAAGAATTCTGCCAGAAGGCAAAAGGGCGGTGGTGGAAAAGAAACTCATACCCAAAAACTACGTTTTTGATTGGATAAGGGAGCTGGGAGCTATAGAAGAGGATGAGATGTATAGGACCTTTAATATGGGACTTGGTTTTGTGCTGGTAGTAGAAGAAGGGCAAGTTCATAAAGTAAAAGAGCTTGCTGAGTCTGCTTTTGTATGTGGATACATAGAGGAGGGCAAGAAAGATGTCCTACTTGTTTAG
- the thpR gene encoding RNA 2',3'-cyclic phosphodiesterase, which yields MIRAFVGFFTTKKLYEHIEKLEKQTESFIKGKWVEPQNLHITFQFLGDIEEEKLMDVIKNIQTVANRYKPIQVKYRSLGVFPSIDKARVLWIGVSEGSNQLRDLAKEVIRANRRSGIREEGKPFHPHVTICRIKEFDRKKLRDLLKHYENTNFGEDVVDRIALVKSSLSSIGPIYTILEEFYFHG from the coding sequence ATGATCAGAGCTTTCGTAGGTTTTTTTACTACAAAGAAATTGTATGAACATATAGAAAAATTGGAAAAGCAAACGGAGAGCTTTATAAAAGGCAAATGGGTAGAACCCCAGAACCTTCACATAACCTTTCAGTTTCTGGGTGATATAGAGGAAGAAAAACTGATGGATGTTATAAAAAACATACAAACTGTAGCGAACAGATACAAACCTATACAGGTAAAGTACAGGTCTTTGGGAGTTTTTCCTTCAATTGATAAAGCAAGGGTTTTGTGGATAGGCGTCTCGGAAGGTAGTAATCAACTGAGAGATCTTGCTAAGGAAGTTATCAGAGCCAACAGAAGGTCAGGTATAAGAGAGGAGGGTAAACCTTTCCATCCGCATGTAACCATATGTAGGATAAAGGAGTTTGATCGGAAGAAACTCAGAGATCTTCTAAAACACTACGAAAACACAAACTTTGGAGAAGATGTCGTAGATCGCATAGCTTTGGTTAAAAGCTCGCTGAGTTCTATAGGTCCCATTTACACCATTTTGGAGGAGTTTTACTTCCATGGATAA